In Lotus japonicus ecotype B-129 chromosome 5, LjGifu_v1.2, one genomic interval encodes:
- the LOC130716872 gene encoding uncharacterized protein LOC130716872: MEGNLSQGGIIQGGSSFGGFDLPGSIQVHHHQGQHPHAMQQHQTHPCQGSSVHVHDGFPLTMGTLQSSCDPTLSMSDFGKGERGKNSTSEEDEPSFNEDGVDGHHEGVRGKKGSPWQRVKWTDKMVRLLITAVSYMGEDITSEGGGGGGRRKFAVLQKKGKWKSVSKVMAERGYRVSPQQCEDKFNDLNKRYKKLNDMLGRGTSCQVVENPALLDVIEFLSEKEKDDVRKILSSKHLFYEEMCSYHNGNRLHLPHDPALQRSLQIALRNRDDHDNDDIRRSHHDDHDEDEQEVEMDDHDDFKENCSSHGDSRGMYGPLGGSMKKLKQVQVQEDANTFGNSVNGQGYNKSSHPHGQVVHSDVNQVLPEGMRAAWLQKQWVESRSLQLEEQKVQLQVEMLELEKQRLKWQRFSKKKDRELEKLSLENERMKLENERIALELKRKEMGAGLN; encoded by the coding sequence ATGGAAGGGAATTTGTCACAGGGGGGAATAATTCAAGGTGGGAGTTCTTTTGGTGGTTTTGATTTGCCAGGATCAATTcaggttcatcatcatcagggaCAGCATCCTCATGCCATGCAGCAACATCAGACTCATCCATGTCAAGGGTCTTCTGTGCATGTTCATGATGGTTTTCCACTTACAATGGGAACCTTACAGAGCAGCTGTGATCCAACCCTTTCGATGTCGGACTTTGGTAAGGGGGAAAGAGGCAAAAACTCGACGAGTGAGGAAGATGAGCCGAGCTTTAATGAGGATGGTGTTGATGGTCACCATGAAGGGGTTAGAGGTAAAAAGGGATCGCCTTGGCAGCGGGTGAAGTGGACTGATAAGATGGTAAGGCTCCTGATAACGGCTGTTTCTTATATGGGTGAGGATATAACTTCCgaaggtggtggcggcggtggaagAAGGAAATTTGCAGTGCTACAGAAGAAGGGTAAGTGGAAATCTGTTTCCAAGGTCATGGCTGAAAGGGGTTATCGTGTTTCACCTCAGCAATGTGAGGATAAGTTCAATGATCTTAATAAAAGGTATAAAAAGCTTAATGATATGCTAGGGAGGGGTACTTCTTGTCAGGTTGTTGAGAATCCTGCGCTTTTGGATGTAATAGAGTTTCTTTCGGAGAAAGAAAAGGACGATGTTCGAAAAATATTGAGCTCGAAACACTTGTTCTATGAAGAGATGTGCTCTTACCATAATGGTAATAGATTGCATTTACCCCATGATCCTGCATTGCAACGTTCTCTGCAGATAGCTCTCCGAAATAGAGATGACCATGATAACGATGATATCAGAAGGTCCCATCATGATGATCACGACGAAGATGAGCAAGAAGTGGAAATGGATGATCATGATGATTTTAAAGAGAATTGTTCCTCCCATGGTGATAGTAGAGGAATGTATGGACCATTAGGCGGATCTATGAAGAAATTGAAACAGGTCCAAGTCCAGGAAGATGCTAATACATTTGGTAATTCTGTAAATGGTCAAGGCTACAACAAAAGTTCACATCCCCATGGACAGGTGGTCCATTCTGATGTTAATCAAGTTTTACCTGAAGGCATGAGAGCAGCTTGGTTACAAAAGCAATGGGTTGAATCTCGCTCACTTCAGTTAGAAGAGCAAAAGGTACAGCTTCAGGTTGAGATGTTGGAACTAGAGAAACAGAGACTCAAGTGGCAGAGGTTTAGCAAGAAAAAGGACCGCGAGTTGGAAAAGCTGAGTCTAGAAAATGAAAGAATGAAGCTTGAAAATGAACGTATTGCTTTAGAACTGAAACGAAAAGAAATGGGCGCCGGCTTAAACTAG